A single window of Cheilinus undulatus linkage group 12, ASM1832078v1, whole genome shotgun sequence DNA harbors:
- the LOC121519231 gene encoding carbonic anhydrase 4-like produces the protein MDFSVYLLILLSLLSQCTAQWCYQSQYSCDDTCRDPSRWAAQFPSCGGLRQSPINIVTNKVHLNGALPPFDFIGHTNTNNITVENKGHSAHFGLPQSVRLSGGALPGTYRADQFHFHWGGNGKPGSEHTIDGERFPMELHIVHIKEPYGSLAEAEHDMAGIALLAFLFEETTDDHPHLDTVIAALGRVQTNGSSTVIPNFRLSEIIPPAKELHSYYRYVGSMTTPGCEQAVAWTVFDRTLSISSRQLDAITQQCRFWNGQPMTNIYRPTQPLDGRVVYRSKASAALKGVIQPWVCVFSAVLLITSLIH, from the exons ATGGATTTTTCTGTCTACCTCCTgattcttctttctctcctctcacaGTGCACAG CTCAGTGGTGTTACCAGAGCCAATACTCCTGTGATGACACATGCAGAG ACCCAAGCCGCTGGGCCGCCCAGTTTCCCAGCTGTGGAGGATTACGCCAGTCACCCATTAACATCGTCACCAACAAAGTGCACCTCAATGGCGCCCTACCACCCTTTGACTTCATTGGCCACACCAACACGAACAACATCACAGTAGAAAACAAAGGACACTCTG CTCATTTTGGTTTGCCACAGTCAGTGCGTCTGTCTGGAGGAGCTCTACCTGGTACCTACAGAGCTGACCAGTTTCACTTCCACTGGGGAGGAAATGGGAAGCCAGGATCAGAGCATACCATAGATGGAGAGAGATTCCCTATGGAG CTGCACATCGTCCACATCAAGGAGCCGTACGGCTCTCTGGCAGAGGCAGAACATGACATGGCAGGTATTGCTCTGCTGGCATTCCTGTTTGAG GAAACAACGGATGATCATCCGCATTTAGACACAGTTATTGCTGCTTTGGGCCGTGTTCAGACTAATG GCAGCAGCACCGTGATCCCAAACTTTCGTCTCAGTGAAATCATCCCACCTGCCAAGGAGCTCCACAGTTACTATCGCTATGTGGGCTCCATGACAACTCCAGGATGTGAACAGGCGGTGGCCTGGACGGTGTTTGACAGGACTCTGTCCATTAGTAGCCGACAG CTGGATGCAATAACTCAGCAGTGCCGCTTCTGGAATGGGCAGCCTATGACCAACATCTACAGGCCTACACAGCCACTGGATGGTAGAGTTGTATACCGGTCCAAGGCGAGTGCAGCTCTGAAAGGTGTGATCCAACCGTGggtgtgtgttttctctgcagtACTTTTGATAACCAGCCTGATACACTGA